The stretch of DNA ATTCCTTGAGTGCTAGTTGCGGACTGGCAGTGTCACTGACATCGTCTCTTCCGCTAAGAGGCCAGTCTCTATTATGCAACAAAGAATTCCATATTGGCGGGCTATTCAATTAATACGCCACAAAGTTTATGCTCCATTGAAAACTTCTGATATGCCTGGAAACAACCAGATAAATAAAAAAAAGTTAGTCTTCCTTAATATGACCATATCTATAAGtgtaaaacgggtcaaatagtaCTCCATATAGATCAAATGGTGTAAACAAGTCATGTTGGAAAGGTTAAATAGTACGCCCAGGGTTCAAATAGAATTATAAAGACTATACAAACACAGTTTGATGCAAAAAGCTTTCCAGTTCTGTTGAAAGATCTTTGATGGTTTTGAATAAAACGGAGTACTCATTAAGCGCACACTGCTCTTCTACTAAGTGGGAACAATCACAAGGACAGTGAACATAGTCACTGTTATTTTCTGAGATTAATCAGATCAAAGGTTTGAGATTGGCTGAACGAAAGCAAGGATAtaataaagaaagaaaaatttaaaataaactagcaattagaaaataaaaagtaaaataaCCAACCAACTAGTCAATTAAGAACGGCATAAATTCATAAACTAAAGAAACCGAAATTTGAGAGGTGGTGTAGTCAACAAAGTCTTCTGGTGTAGTCAACAAATTCATATACTAGTCAACAAAGACCGCTCTTACATTTGCCTATAGCTTGATTATACCAGAAAAAGTCTGGTAGAGACTAAAGAAACCGAAAAAAGTCTTCTGTAAAGACTAAAGAAACCGAAAAAGTCTTCTGTAAAGACTAAAGAAACCGAAATTTGAGAGGTGGTGTAGTTAGTAGTTACCCTTCGCTAGCAAAGAATAGAGACCAGCGAATAAATCATGATGATGTAAGTGCCTATATAAATCAAAAAGTGAACAAGATCAAGAGCATCCCACACAAAACAACTGCTGACAACTTAACAAAATGAAACCAATCCACCTGCAAACCCAAAATGAAAGTCCGCGTAATATTTCTCTACTTTATAGCAAACCAGCCTTTCTTCTAGTCTTCATTTTTGTTATGCAAAATATTACAGTATCATTGGCATTGCATAATATTGACTACCCAGGCAACAAGACCGACTACATCGCATTGTTGGCCATCAAGAGCCAACTATCGGTTCCTTCTAACCGCGTTTTAAGCTCATGGAATGAATCAATTCACCACTGTTCTTGGGAGGGGGTTTATTGCGGGCGTAAACACAACAGAGTGACTGTACTAGATTTGAGTTCTAGAGGTTTGGCAGGAACCATATCTCCTTTCATCGGAAACCTGAGCTTCCTCAAGAACATCAGCCTATACAATAATAGTCTATATGGAGAAATCCCCAGTCAATTAGGTCATCTAGTCAGACTTCATGAACTACGGCTATATAACAACACACTTGTAGGTGAAATTCCAGCCAACATATCTGGTTGTGTTAACCTCAGAGTGTTTAACTTAGCCAACAACAAGCTAGAGGGAAAACTCCCAACAGGATTCGGATTATTGTCAAAACTAACAGACTTTATTGTGGAAGCTAACCATCTCAAGGGGCCTCTTTTAAACATCATACAAAATCTTACTTCTTTAGTAAATATAGCTGTCCGTGACAACTTATTTACAGGAACTATCCCAAACAACATTGGTAGGATGCAAAATCTAACCATCCTTGCAGTTGGAGAAAATGAAGTCTCAGGCACGCTTCCCGCATCCCTTTTTAATATCTCCTCCCTTAAAATTCTTGATTTTGCTGTCAACCAACTACATGGAGAACTTCCACCACATGTTGGCGTCAATAATCCTCGTCTGATATGGTTCAACCTTGCCCAAAACAACTTCACAGGAATAATTCCAATCAAGATCCAAAACCTCACAGCTCTTGAACAGATTGGACTCGGTTATAATAATTTTATAGGAAATGTTCCTTCTTACCTAGGGAAATTTCATAAGCTAAATTGGTTATCTCTTGCGAAGAACCACCTACAGGGTGAAATTAATTTTATAGATACACTAGTTAACTGCAGCCAACTACGTGTCCTAGATTTGGGATCAAATCATTTTTCAGGAATATTACCCAAATCTGTTGCCAATCTCTCCACCTCTTTGGAATTGTTCAGTATTGAAGATACTCCGATAACTGGAAAAATTCCAGAAGGTATTACTAATCTCAACAATCTTGAGCAGTTAAAGATGGACAACTGCAAATTAACGGGCTCTATCCCTCAAGATTTCGGCAAGCTCCAAAAATTAGAACAACTTGTTTTGAGCTCCAACAGATTAGAAGGTAGAATTCCCAGTTCCTTAGGCAATATATCACACTTAAGTAGGCTTTATTTAGATGACAACGTGTTGAAAGGGAGTATACCACCACATTTGGGGAATTGCGAAAGCTTGTTGTACCTGAATTTATCCTACAATGAACTCAATGGAACCTTGGGCAATGAGCTATTTGAAGGGTCTGCTACATTTATTGAACTATATCTGTCTCATAATCATTTGGAAGGCTCCCTACCTTCGACAATGAGTAAACAAGGCAACTTAGAAATCTTAGAAATGTCTAACAATAAGCTTTCAGGTGTCATTCCCGATGGTTTACAGGTCTGTTCTGACCTTCAACACTTGTACATGGATGGAAATTCCTTCCATGGAGATATTCCTTCATCCTTTGCTTCTTTGTCTAGCCTCCAGGAAATTGACTTTTCTCGAAACAATTTATCTGGCCCGTTTCCATCCTTCTTTTCTAAATTTCCAGGATTATATCACCTTAACTTATCGTACAACGATTTTGTGGGAAGGGTTCCAACAAATTCAGTATTTGCAAATGCAAGTGCGGTCTTTGTTGCAGGCAATAGCAGACTTTGCGGAGGAATTAAACAGCTTCATTTACCCAAGTGCATTGAGAAGAAAAGCtcaggaaagaagaaaagaataatGACTCGTGCCCTTAAATTGATAATCGCAGTTATTTGTGCACTAGTTGGGATTGTAGCCATAGCATCAGGGCTGTATCTGGCAAGTATCAAAAAGAAAAACACACCTCTTTCATCAGGTTCAATGATGGGGCCTATAACCATGAAAGTATCTTACGATATGTTGCTCAAAGCAACGGCTGGTTTTTCTTCAGAGAATCTACTTGGGATGGGATCTTTTGGATCCGTGTTTAAGGGGATTTTGGATGGAAATACGGTAGCGGTGAAAGTCCTCAACTTGCAACACTACGGCGCATCTAAGAGCTTCATGTCAGAGTGCAATGCGTTGAGGAATGTCCGTCACCGGAATCTGATAGGCATCATAACAGCTTGTTCTAGTATTGACTTTCAGAGAAACGATTTTAGAGCATTAGTATATGAGTACATGCCCAATGGAAGCCTAGATAGATGGTTACATGGAGTCGACAGAAACATGAGCCTTAATCAAAGGGTGGATGTAGCGATTGATGTAGCCCATGCAATCAGTTATCTCCACTATGAGTGTGAAACTCCAATAGTGCATTGTGACTTAAAACCAAGCAACATATTGCTCGATAATGACATGGTCGCTCATGTTGGGGATTTTGGATTAGCAAGGTTTCTTACTCAAGCCCGGCATCCGAATCAAAGTAGTACAATTGGAATCAAGGGCACTATCGGCTATGCTGCTCCAGGTAAGAAGAGTGTGATTCCTATTTATAATTAGTATGACAAAAACCATATAACTATATTATCATCAAAAGactaaggggttgtttggttgatcaaggaacttaattttcctaggaaaatacaattcatgggaattaagttccct from Silene latifolia isolate original U9 population chromosome 10, ASM4854445v1, whole genome shotgun sequence encodes:
- the LOC141605013 gene encoding uncharacterized protein LOC141605013; this translates as MKPIHLQTQNESPRNISLLYSKPAFLLVFIFVMQNITVSLALHNIDYPGNKTDYIALLAIKSQLSVPSNRVLSSWNESIHHCSWEGVYCGRKHNRVTVLDLSSRGLAGTISPFIGNLSFLKNISLYNNSLYGEIPSQLGHLVRLHELRLYNNTLVGEIPANISGCVNLRVFNLANNKLEGKLPTGFGLLSKLTDFIVEANHLKGPLLNIIQNLTSLVNIAVRDNLFTGTIPNNIGRMQNLTILAVGENEVSGTLPASLFNISSLKILDFAVNQLHGELPPHVGVNNPRLIWFNLAQNNFTGIIPIKIQNLTALEQIGLGYNNFIGNVPSYLGKFHKLNWLSLAKNHLQGEINFIDTLVNCSQLRVLDLGSNHFSGILPKSVANLSTSLELFSIEDTPITGKIPEGITNLNNLEQLKMDNCKLTGSIPQDFGKLQKLEQLVLSSNRLEGRIPSSLGNISHLSRLYLDDNVLKGSIPPHLGNCESLLYLNLSYNELNGTLGNELFEGSATFIELYLSHNHLEGSLPSTMSKQGNLEILEMSNNKLSGVIPDGLQVCSDLQHLYMDGNSFHGDIPSSFASLSSLQEIDFSRNNLSGPFPSFFSKFPGLYHLNLSYNDFVGRVPTNSVFANASAVFVAGNSRLCGGIKQLHLPKCIEKKSSGKKKRIMTRALKLIIAVICALVGIVAIASGLYLASIKKKNTPLSSGSMMGPITMKVSYDMLLKATAGFSSENLLGMGSFGSVFKGILDGNTVAVKVLNLQHYGASKSFMSECNALRNVRHRNLIGIITACSSIDFQRNDFRALVYEYMPNGSLDRWLHGVDRNMSLNQRVDVAIDVAHAISYLHYECETPIVHCDLKPSNILLDNDMVAHVGDFGLARFLTQARHPNQSSTIGIKGTIGYAAPEYGLGSEPSTEGDVYSYGILLLELMTGKSPTDNMFKEGYSLHLHVKAALPDRVLQIVDPSLEEDNLTEDVDDTRAIQDELQRRVDCITAVISVGVSCSNHLPQERLKIVDARSRLQSARDNLLSARNRHNFPARGAQVDLGQNN